A window of Borrelia sp. A-FGy1 contains these coding sequences:
- the flgD gene encoding flagellar hook assembly protein FlgD codes for MYNSGLEKGTKRSNLGKDDFLKLLITQLRYQDPTDPMKDKEFIAQMAQFSVLEQITNMSKSFEKLSSSLSVNRGLDLLGKIVEFENVAGEIIKGKVTNIKSGLNPKVMVDGKYYVYKNILSIGLEE; via the coding sequence ATGTATAACTCTGGCTTAGAAAAAGGGACTAAAAGGTCTAATCTTGGTAAGGATGATTTTTTAAAACTTCTTATTACACAGCTTAGATATCAAGATCCTACAGATCCAATGAAGGATAAAGAGTTTATTGCTCAGATGGCACAATTTTCTGTTCTTGAACAAATAACAAACATGAGTAAATCTTTTGAAAAACTTTCCTCTTCACTTTCTGTAAATAGAGGTTTAGATTTGTTAGGCAAGATAGTTGAATTTGAGAATGTTGCTGGAGAAATTATTAAGGGCAAGGTTACAAATATTAAGTCAGGATTAAATCCAAAGGTTATGGTAGATGGTAAATACTATGTTTATAAGAATATTTTATCAATAGGTTTGGAGGAATAA
- a CDS encoding flagellar hook-length control protein FliK: protein MGNLSEVVSNNFNLLNKNLGLENLGVIVDKSRKNGFLNLIFSEMKGSYKIKDSVLDFLKFLRGNGFVSKKFKKIFLDKTFAFEKLSDSSFRSDLRFLVKKMRNLSNFENFRALSESLSNSKSINKREVITNIENFLYEVNTLFGNMTSLLDFDSILLNLKSNGSELDIEKKDREKNIINVDVKNFKRNNGVIEMLNRETGLRVVSNENFIGKYNIKETFDGTGEFICDLYSSDTAKSDREPFINNINDVLMSEWNLKVNHNIVDKAKIVLKSNDTGEIKLILKPKELGSIRINLNLDSNNNLLGRIIVDNQNVKTLFEQNMYSINKMLDDNGFNTSLSLSLAGSNSGSFSGYFKDKGEDRGFYFDENKVFKLEDDIEISSDLERSINFIV from the coding sequence ATGGGTAATTTAAGTGAAGTGGTTTCAAATAATTTTAATTTGTTGAATAAAAACTTAGGTTTGGAAAATTTAGGTGTTATTGTGGATAAAAGTCGTAAGAATGGGTTTTTGAATCTTATTTTTTCAGAGATGAAAGGTTCATATAAAATTAAAGATTCTGTTTTAGATTTTTTGAAGTTTTTAAGAGGTAATGGTTTTGTAAGTAAGAAATTTAAGAAGATCTTTTTAGATAAAACTTTTGCTTTTGAAAAACTTAGTGATAGTAGTTTTAGGTCTGATTTGAGATTTTTAGTAAAAAAGATGCGTAATTTATCTAATTTTGAAAATTTTAGAGCTTTGAGCGAAAGTTTATCTAACAGTAAGTCTATTAATAAAAGGGAAGTAATAACGAATATTGAGAACTTTTTGTATGAAGTTAATACTTTGTTTGGGAATATGACTTCTCTTTTAGATTTTGATTCCATACTTTTGAATCTTAAGTCTAATGGTAGTGAATTGGATATTGAAAAAAAAGATAGAGAAAAGAACATTATTAATGTTGATGTTAAAAATTTTAAGAGAAACAATGGTGTAATTGAAATGCTTAATAGAGAGACTGGGCTTAGAGTAGTGAGTAATGAAAATTTTATTGGTAAATATAATATTAAAGAAACATTTGATGGAACAGGAGAATTTATTTGTGATCTTTATAGTTCTGATACAGCAAAATCCGATAGAGAGCCTTTTATTAATAATATTAATGATGTTTTAATGTCAGAGTGGAATTTAAAGGTTAATCATAATATTGTGGATAAGGCTAAGATTGTGTTAAAATCGAATGATACAGGAGAGATTAAATTGATTTTAAAGCCTAAAGAGCTTGGTAGTATACGAATTAATTTAAATCTTGATTCTAATAATAATTTATTGGGTAGAATAATAGTTGATAATCAAAATGTTAAAACCCTTTTTGAACAAAATATGTATTCAATTAATAAAATGTTAGATGACAATGGATTTAATACTAGCTTGAGTCTTTCTCTTGCAGGTAGTAATTCTGGATCTTTTTCTGGCTACTTTAAAGATAAAGGGGAAGATCGAGGGTTTTATTTTGATGAAAACAAAGTATTTAAGCTTGAAGATGATATTGAAATTTCTAGTGATTTAGAAAGAAGCATTAATTTTATTGTTTGA